One Fictibacillus halophilus genomic window, ATGGCTGAGGGCAGGGTAGTCGTTGCAGACGAAGAGAAGTTTGTTGTCTCTCTCATCACAATTTTAGGAATCGTTATTGTTGTGTCTGCAATTGTAATCGGTTACACGATTTCGCTCATGATCTCTAGACCTGTGGTGAGAATGTCCAAGATGCTAAATGATATTGCAGACGGTGATCTGACCATGGATCCGATCTCGGTAAAAAATAAAGATGAGATTGGTATGCTCGCGGATGGCATCAACCATATGGGAACAAACCTTGCAACCTTAATTAGACAAGTAAGAGCCACAGCAGAACAAGTGGCAGCATCTTCTGAAGAATTAACGGCTTCGGCTGAGCAAACGAGTATGGCAACAGAACAAATCGCAACAACGATTGGTGAAGTGGCAGGTGGATCTCAAGAACAAGTTCGAACAGTAGACGATATTGTTGAAGCCATGAACCAGCTTTCTGCAGGCATTCAACAGATTGCAGTTAGTATGCAGAACATGTCTGAAGCATCATCTCGTTCTATGCATGTAGCAGAAGGTGGCAATGATACGATTCAAAAAACGATCGGCCAAATGGATGCAATTCATACTTCTATGGACAGCACTTCTCAAGTTGTAAAGGATCTTGGTGAACAGTCTCAGGAAATTACAAATATTGTTGACGTGATCACGGATATTGCAGGTCAGACCAACTTGCTAGCACTGAATGCAGCGATCGAGGCAGCACGTGCAGGAGAACAAGGCAGAGGTTTTGCAGTAGTTGCAGATGAAGTTCGAAAGTTAGCAGAGCAATCTTCAGCGTCTGCATCTCAGATTGGTCAACTGATTACTAGCATTCAGGAACTTACTGAAAAAGCTGTTACCGCAATGAATAACGGTGCGATAGAAGTAAATGACGGTAGGGAACTCGTCTATCAATCAGGAGAAGCCTTTAAAAGTCTGTACGAAACAGTTGCAGAGGTTTCTAATCAAGTAAGCGATATCTCAGCCGCAACAGAGCAGATGACAGCTAGTACAGAACATGTCGTTGGCTCGATCGATGTGATCTCTTCGATGGCAGAAACAGCAGCTTCGTCCACGCAAGAAGTTTCTGCTTCTGCAGAAGAACAGCTAGCAAGCATGGAGGAGATCTCGTCTTCATCAAATGCACTTTCACAGCTGGCTGAAGAGATGAATGAAGCTATAAATAAATTTAAAGTGTAAAATTTGACGGAAAGTGAAGCCATCCAGCTAAAATGGGTGGCTTTTTTGTTTGAAATCAAGTTTTGGCTGAAGAATGATTATTTTTAAGGTAAAGTGCGTGATCTAAAAAGGTGTAGGAGTGCTTTATCGGTGGTAAGAGAGTAGTTTTAGGTGAAAAGCAGTAACCTCCAGGTGGTCATAGAGCATTTACCGGTGATCAATCATGATTTTCAGTTGGTAGTAGGTGATTTAGCGGCGAACGTGTAACAGAATATAAAACCACGTACTGTAAATTTCATAATATTCTTCTACTATAAATAAAAAGGCCAAACAAAAAAGCAGCTCTTCAAAAAGTGCTGCTTATTATACAAAATAATTTACTCTTCTTTATAAAACCGATCACCCGTATCTGGATTATAATAGACGCGTTCTCTTTTTCCTGAAGTAGGATCGATAGATATCTCATCTGTCCAAATATAGCCTGAGGGCACTTTTGTTTCACTTTTTTTGTATCGTTTATCAAAATAAAGCCAAGAGATGATGCCTAAGACAATTAAGAAGAGGATAGACAGAACCTGCCAGCCGATAAGGATGTTTATGATATTCATTGTTTTTCAATGACAACAACTGTTCCATAAGCAACAATCTCGCTCATATTATTGCCCATCTCACCAGAATCAAAGCGCATCATGATGATTGCGTTGCCACCCATCTCCGTAGCATTCTTAACCATACGGTCAACTGCTTGCTTACGGGCATCTTCAAGCATGCTCGTATACTCTTTGATCTCTCCGCCCATTATGCCTCGCAGTCCTGCCATAATGTCGCCTCCGATTCCACGAGCACGTACGACAACTCCAAAAGCAGAACCTTTTACTTCCTTCACATCATAGCCTTTTATATTCTCAGTGGTAACGACGATCATGAAAAACGCCTCCTTGGTTTGTGATAACTCTATTTACGAATCATACAAGCCTATCGTTTCATTTCTATATTATGATCTTACCTGGGTTTAAAATGTCGTTTGGATCCAATTGTTTTTTTATAGCTAACATGATGGGAAGTGTGTCAGCATGTTCTTTAGCCAAATATTTTGCTTTTCCGATTCCAATACCGTGCTCTCCTGTACAAGTACCGCCTTTTTGAAGAGCATAGTCCACTATACGAGTGTTCACCGTATCTGCTTTTTCGCGCTCTTCTATAATCGAGCTATCATACATCAAAATGGCATGAAAATTTCCATCCCCTACATGACCGAGCACTGCACCTGGAACACCCACCTCATCCATCGTTTTTCTCGCATGTACGATTGCTCCAGATAATTCAGAGAGTGGAAGGCAAACATCCGTGAACATCATTGATTTTCCAGGATAGCCATGTTTAAATGCATAAGCTAAATGGTGTCGGGCTTCCCAAAGCTTGGCACGAGCTTTTGAATCACGTTCCTCTACCCATTCTAGACCTCCAAAGCTCTCAAGCAACTCCTTAGTTAGTGCTGCTTCATATGTAACACTTGCTGGATTGCCTTGAAACTCTAGAAATAAGGTAGGTGCTTCCGTATACGCCGTATCACTATTGTGGTTCACTTGGACGATCGAACGTTCATCGACTAACTCCATCCTCGCGATTCCGGTGCCAGAGCCAAGAACCGCACTTGCTGCTTCAACTGCCGTTTGAACAGATGGAAATGTGCACCTTGCTGCAAGAACGGATTCAGGAATGCCGTATACTTTTAATGTAATCTCAGTAAAAACCCCGAGAGTACCTTCTGAGCCTACAAACATGGAGGTCAAGTGATAGCCGGCTGACGATTTAGCAGCCATTCCGCCAGTTTGGATGACTTTTCCATCAGCTAGTACTACTTGAAGATTTCTGACTTGGTCGCGCATGATTCCATATTTTACGCTTGTTGTTCCGCTTGCATTCGTAGCTGCCATCCCACCGATCGTAGCATCTGCTCCAGGATCGACTGGAAAGAACAAACCGAATTTTTTTAAGGCTAGGTTAAGCTGAGTACGTGTAACGCCAGGTTGTACTTTTACTAAAAAATCATCTGGACGAATCTCCAGTACTTCATTCATTTCTTGAAAGTTAAGAGAGATGCCACCTTTTATGGGTATACAGTGACCTTCAAGACTGGAACCGGCTCCGTAAGGCACGACAGGGATTTTGTTTTCATTTGCGAATTTTAATATAGAAGAAATTTCATCGGATGAATTAGGGTATACAACTACATCAGGAGAAACAGGGTGGTGATAAGATTCATCATGGCTATGCTGCCAAAGGATCGTTTCATTTTGTGTGGCACGTTTTTCAGAAGTTATTTTCTGCATTTCAAGCAAAAGGTCTGACTTTGTCATTTCCAAAGAAACACACTCCTTATACGTATGAGTTAACTTCTATTTTACATGAACGAAGCTAAAAATCCTTTTTTAACATGAAATTACGTATATATGCCCAAACTAACAAGTGAGGTGAAGAACGATGATAAAATGTAGGATAAACAAATGGCATGTTATACTGATCATATTATGTATTTCGATAGTCGCTACAGGCTGTGGAAACAACGACAGCCAAAACCAATCCGAGGGGAGAGAGCAACCGGTGATAGGTGATGGTAAAGAAGACACTAAGAACCAACAAAGTCCTAAGGATGGCAAAGAAGAGCGATCTGGACAAGATGGTCAGAACGGCATCGTTGCTGGGAACATGGAAGGCACGATTAAGGTTCAAGAACAGCAGAACGCAAAAGGTATATTATTTCGATATGAATTAAAAAATCAAACAGAAAAAGAAAAGGTGTTCCAATTTTCATCTAGTCAAAAATTTGATTATGTGATTAAAGACAAGAGTGATAAAATTGTTTACCAATACTCTAAAAACCATATGTTCATGCAGGTTCTTACTTCATTAAAATTGAAACAAGGAGATGTATTTAAGCAGGATATTTTAGTGAACAACCTTGAGCCAGGGTCTCATACACTTGAAGTATGGTTGACTCCAACCGGGGAAACAGAAGATTACAGACAAAAAATCACTTTTAATTGGAACTAATTTGGGGAAGAGATGAGTTAAGAGCTCATCTCTTTTTGTTATTTTTAACAGTCAAACAAAATACTTGAAAGTCAAAAAAGGTCAAAGTATAATATGATTAAAGGCGAAAGGTCAAAGAAAGTCAAAGTCAAACTTTTAATAATCTGACCAAGGCACCTTAATCATATAAGTTGCGTAACGAAATGCATACCGTTATAATCGCAAATACTTTATACAAATTTTCAAAAAAAAATCTTAATAGGGGGTTACAAGTATGCGTTGTGAACAATGTGAAGTTAATCCTGCTACGATTCAAATGAGTATCTCTATGAATAAGGAAAAGAAACAATTTGTGCTCTGCTCTAATTGTTACCATAAAGTAAAACAAGAAATGACTACTGGAGGGGGAATGAACATGAATTTTTCTTCTTTCGATGATATTTTTCAACAGATGATGAATGGTCAAGCATTTGCAGACCAAGCTAATAGTCATCAGCATCAACAAACTCAAAACGGAAAACGAGGCGGAGGCTTCTTAGATAAATTTGGCCGTAACTTAACAGATGCGGCAAAGGCAGGAATCATCGATCCGGTCATCGGGCGTGATCAAGAGGTGCGTCGTGTCATTGAAATATTGAATCGCCGTACAAAAAATAACCCGGTGTTAATAGGGGAGCCAGGTGTAGGTAAAACTGCAATAGCTGAAGGCTTAGCTACTAAAATTGTAGAAGGCAATGTTCCGGCAAAGCTTCTGAACAAAGAAGTCTACTTGTTAGATGTTGCTTCACTCGTTGCAGATACTGGTGTAAGAGGGCAGTTTGAAGAAAGAATGAAACAACTCATTGCCGAACTTCAAAAACGCAAGAACGTAATTCTCTTTGTGGACGAGGTTCATCAGATTGTAGGAGCAGGCTCTGCTGAAGGATCAATGGACGCAGGAAACATTTTAAAGCCAGCACTCGCTCGCGGTGAACTGCAGATGGTTGGTGCTACAACCCTTAAAGAATACCGCCAGATCGAAAAAGATGCAGCCCTAGAACGACGCTTCCAGCCTGTTATCGTTAACGAACCAACTACGGATGAAGCGTTTGAAATTCTTAAAGGACTTGCGACTCGGTATGAAGATTATCACCAAGTTAAATTTACAGAAGAAGCTTTAAAAGCTTGTGTTACTTTATCGCATCGTTATATTCAAGACAGATTTTTGCCAGATAAAGCAATCGATCTTATGGATGAAGCAGGTTCAAAGAGCAATCTTCAACATATTACGATCGAAAAATCATCTATTGAAGAGCGCCTAGAGGAACTCGTTAAAGAAAAAGAAAAAGCTGCAGCAGATGAAAACTATGAACTCGCAGCTAAGCTTCGACAAGAAGAATTATTACTCGATGAGAAACTTAAAACACAAGAAGAAGATAAAAAGGCAGCGATTGTTCAAGTAGAAGACATCCAACTTATCGTTGAACAGAAAACAGGAATTCCAGTTCGTAAACTACAAAGTGATGAACAGTCTAAAATGAAAGAGCTTGCTGCAAAACTTTCAGCTCAAGTAATCGGACAAGATGAAGCGGTGGAAAAGGTAGCAAAAGCAATCCGCAGAAGTCGCGCAGGAATAAAAGCGAAAAAACGTCCGATCGGTTCCTTCTTATTTGTAGGACCAACGGGTGTAGGTAAAACAGAATTAACGAAAACATTAGCTAAAGAAATCTTTGGTGATGAAGAAAGCATGATTCGTCTCGACATGAGTGAATACATGGAAAAGCATGCCGTATCCAAGTTGATCGGTTCTCCTCCAGGATATGTGGGTCATGAAGAGGCTGGACAATTGACAGAACAAATCCGCCGTAAGCCATACAGCATCTTGCTGCTTGATGAGATCGAAAAAGCTCATCCAGACGTACAGCACATGTTTCTTCAGATCATGGAAGACGGTAGACTGACTGACAGCCAAGGCCGTACAGTAAGTTTTAAAGATACTGTGATCATCATGACAAGTAATGCGGGTTCAGCTGTAAAACAGACAAAGAAACTTGGTTTTAATACAGAAGAGGTTGAAAAAGAGACGCAGATTTTAGACTCATTAGGCGGCTATTTCAAACCAGAGTTTCTTAACCGTTTTGATAGCATCGTACAATTCCAGTCTTTAAAAGAAGATCACCTTGTGAAGATTGTTGATTTGATGCTGGAAGAGCTTTCTGTTCAACTTGAAGAACAAAACATCTCGATCTCAGTAACTTCTGCAGCTAAACAAAAACTTGCTAAACTAGGTTATCACCCGGCTTTCGGAGCAAGACCACTTCGTCGTATCATTCAAGAACACATTGAAGATAAAATTGCAGATGTTCTCTTAGATGATGAGAATGTAGGAAAGCTAACAGTAAATGTTTCTGAAGGACAGATTGTTGTGAAAAAAGCGTAAGGCTAGTCAAGGGTTGCTATAAAGAAGGTTCGAAGCAACAGCTAAAACTAAAAACCTTGCTTGGAGACTATCTCCAGCAAGGTTTTTGTTTTACTATTGATAAATAGGGTCTTTTGAGCATTTAAATAAATTTATCCGAAAAAATAAGCCATGCCTCTGCATGGCAGAATGATAAGAAACAAAACTCTCTGTCTTTATGAATTATCTTTGGAGCGGATTATGGTAAGAACAAGCATTGAAAAACCAATCATGAGCGACATCGCTTCAAATACTGTCATCCCCATCCCTCCTTACAAATTAGGAGCAAGACTCGTACAGAAACTAGAGAAGGAAAAGTATTGTGTATTTACCATTTTATCCTGATTTATAAAATGAAACAAGAATCGGAAAGACTATTTCTAATTACTTTATTTAGGTAAATAGGATTATTTTACCAATATTATTTTGGAGCAGAAAACGAATTCATATTTAATTTTTGCCGGGGTGGACTAAAAGACCTATAAAAAAATCAATTATAAATACATCTAGATAACAGGTGTAGCCAGGAATATCGCGAAAAGAAATATAAACAGACACAGAACGTAAAGCAAGCATTTTTTTTTCATTCTTTTCATCCCCTTGTGTATATCAATGTATAAAAAAATGATATTCTTCATGACTATTATTCAAGGAAAATTTTAAGGAGGATTAATCGTTGGACACATCTTATGTTTGGTATGTAAGTTATGGATCTAATCTAATGGAGCATCGTTTTTTATGTTATATACTTGGCGATCAGCCAGAAGGTTCTACTCAACGGGAGAGAGGCTGCAGAAATCCAGCAATGCCTCTGAAGAACGGTAAAGCAGTTCTGCCATATCCCCTTTACTTTGCAAGAGAGCGAACAAAATGGGGAGAAGGTGGAGTTGCTTTTATCGGACATGAAAAAAACGAAGCATATGAGACGTATGGTAGAAAATATTTGGTCACTGTTGAGCAATTTTTAGATGTTACAGCTCAAGAAAACAGCTGTGATGAGATAGAAGCTGATTTGGAGGAGGTTATCAAAAAAGGACATATCCACTTTGGTCAAGGATGGTATAGTCGAATGGTCTATCTAGGTGAGGATCAAGGATATCCCATGGTTACTTTCACTTGCAACCTTGATATGCATGAACAGGATTTGAATCCACCACCAGCCACTTATCTCATTACGATTGCAAAAGGGCTTAGTCAGATAGGTCTATCTTGCGGTGAAGCGGTAAAATATTTTGCTCAAACCCCTGGAATTGCAGGTCGAATGAAGGATGATGAGATTGAAAATATAATTAAAATGTATTTTTAGCATGACAAAAGCAAGATAACTTGTCCAACCACCGGCTAATTTACCGATTAAAGGGTTGAACATAGGCCCAGCGGTATACGTCTAATGGAACTTACGAGATTTAGAAATCGATGAGATAATAAAGTCCCCTATACATATAGAGGTGCTTCCTTCAGAGAAGCACCTCTTTTTTTATTGATTTTTTCTTATCTAAAGGTTTTTTGTAATTTGGGCAGTAGTTAATTTCCATTCCATGCGACCGCTTTCTGTGGAGCAAGCGTTGAGCCACATTCTGTACGATTAATATTAAATTATGCATTCATTCTTATTTGTTTAATGGAGATGATCGTAGCAGAGCAATTGAATTGATCGGCGATCAGCTCCTTTACTTGTTTGTGGAGATTGGCTTTGCTGGGATAAATATTTAAAATCACGATGTTTCCTTCTGTAATTCTTTCCTCACCATGACTAAGCTGGAAATCCACTACAATTTTAGCCATCTTAATTCTCCTTTTCATTTATGTCATAGACTGCTTGTTGAGGTATTCGACATTTTCCTGAAAATCCTGTCTTTAAATAGAGAAATTAGGCGAAAAGTATTGAGGTTTTTCAATACATTTACTTTTATCAAATTTTTACAGGGGAAATCCGTCATATTATAGAATGTAATTAGGAAGATTGTAGTGGCAGGGGGTCTATAGGTGGAGAGTACGCTTCAGAAAAAAAAGTCTGTTAAACGATTATCATGGAAGAAAAGTTTAGTTATCATCGGAATTGCTATAGTCGTGATTCTTGTAGCGGCAGCAGGTACTGCCTATTTTTTGCTTCAAAAAAGTAAGCCCGTAATAAATGGGACAATACCGCTAACCGGACTCCATGCAACGGTAGATGTTTACAGAGATAGAGATGGGGTTCCCCATATTGAAGCAAATTCGATGAAAGACCTATTTATGGCTCAAGGATTTGTAACGGCTCAGGACAGGATGTTTCAAATGGATTTAAGCAGAAGACAAGCATCAGGAATGCTCAGTGAGGTTATTGGGGAAAAGACACTGACTCGTGATAAGTTTTTTAGAACACTTGGTTTGAGAAGAGCAGCGGAAGCCTCTTATGGTGAGTATTCTAAAGAAATGAAACAATATCTTTCATGGTACGCAGATGGTGTGAACGCTTATATGGACCAAGCGAAGAAAAATAACACGCTACCTATTGAATTTTTGCTCGTTGGGTATGAGCCAGAGAAATGGACCCCGGTTGATTCGCTCGTAATCGGTAAATATATGGCTTTCGATCTTGGGGGACATTGGGAAGGACAAGCGTTTCGATATTATTTAACAGAAACGTTCTCAAAAGAAAAAGCTCTGGATTTATTTCCAGGATATCCGAAAGACGCACCATCCATATTAGAAGATCTGCAAACAGAAGGTATTGATTTTGAGAAAAGTTTCGCAGGATCCGTTATACCAAACTATCATAATGGAAGTAACAATTGGGTAGTTGCGGGCAAGAAGACGAAATCTGGTAAGCCGCTTCTTGCCAACGATCCTCACCTTTCACTAGGTACGCCTTCTATATGGTATCAGGCCCATCTAAAAGCTCCAGATTATGAAGTTTCTGGTGTTATATTTGCAGGAATACCTGGTATCATTGTGGGCAATAACAAGACGATCGCATGGGGTGTTACGAACGTTGGTCCAGATGTTCAAGAACTATATGTAGAAAAAAGAAATCCAAAGAATCCATATGAATTTCAATACTTGGCAAACTGGGAAAAAGCTGATGTCGTTAAAGAGAGAATTAAAGTAAAGGATAAAGTAGATGTGGATCATGAAGTTGTTATCACGAGACACGGACCTGTTATTTCAGAGTTTGCACATCACGATAAACCAGGTACAGCCCTTTCATTAAAGTGGACAGCTCTTCAACCTTCAAAAGAGCTCGAGGCTGTCATTATGATGAACCGCTCTAAAAACTGGAATCAGTTCGAAAAAGCGCTCCAATCGTTTCATACCCCTGCGCAGAATTTTGTTTTTGCTAGTACAGATGGAACGATTGCATACAAAGCAAACGGGTTGATCCCTATTCGCAAACAAGAGTATACGTCACTTCCTGTTCCAGGATGGACAGATCAATATGAATGGGAAGGCTACATCCCATGGAATGAACTGCCAACAAGTGTTAATCCTGAAAAAGGATATATAGCGACTGCGAACAATAAAGTTACTGCTGATTCCTATCCTTATCATATTTCGGATACATTTGCTCAACCTTATAGACAACAACGAATCGTAGAAGTTCTTGAAGGGAAAGAAAAGCTTACGGCAACAGACATGCAATCCTTGCAATTCGATCAAAAAAACAAGCAAGCAGAAGAAATGCTGCCTATTTTGATGCAACAGGTTATGAAAAAACCATTGAACGATAAGGAAAAGGAAGTCATCTCACTTCTGAAAAAATGGAACAATGTTGATAGTAAGAAAAGTGCTGCTCCATTAATCTTCCATATCTGGATGAGTCATTTTAGTGATGAGTTGTTTAAGGAAGAGATCAGTGAAGAGATGCTGAAGATGTTTGATGGCAGAGAACAAGTGGTGGACGAACTGATAAGAAAGGCGAACTCTGGGGATCCAGGTCCATGGATTAGAGAAAATGGCGGGTTAGAAAAAGTTACCCAACACTCTTTTGAATCGATGATAACTTTTCTATCAGAAAAATTTGGTGAAGATCCATCAAAGTGGGAATGGGGAAACTTTCATACGTTAACATTTGAACATCCACTTGCTGCGATTAAACCATTACATCTATTGTTTAATCCTGGTACTCAAAGTATGGGCGGAAGTAGAGTGTCAGTCGGTGTAGCTGGCTGGGACCGTGAAACGGGTAGCATTACTCACGGGGGAGCTTGGCGAATGGTGATTGATATGTCTGATACATCGAGAGCGTTTCATGTGGTAGGGCCAGGTCAATCTGGTCATGTGCTGAGCCCTTGGTATGAGGATCAGGTTGAAGATTGGGCAACAGGAAAGTATCACGAAACCGTTCTAGATCAGAAAAAATGGCCGAAGGATCAGCATCTCGTTTTGCAGCCAAAAGTAGAAAAATAAAAAATGGTAGACTCTTGTCTCTGTCAAAATAACAGGTTGGACATATGGTGTAGAGAAGGCAAAAACAAGCTGGGAGGTTTACCCCATTGTCATACCAAACATATCACCTGTGCCGTAGTTATTTAGGCAGATCGGTATATATTGATTGTCATTGTGGCACAAGATATCATGGTGTTCTTAAGCACGTAGATGAGAGTAAAGCGTATATTTTACCGTATAGTTCAGAAGGTCAGGACGAGAGCAGCAACCGCTTCTTTTTTGCACCTGCATTAGTAGGACTAACACTAGGAACCATCGCCGGTCTAGCGCTAGCACCACGACCGTACCCAATCTATCCTGTCTATCCGCCATATCCATATCCACCGTATCCGTATTAAGTTTTATAAGACTGAGTTCATACTACACATTAAGTGTAGA contains:
- a CDS encoding methyl-accepting chemotaxis protein, which translates into the protein MKLTLRKKLVGSFLTIAVLFAATCGVFFYFLKDMQHTYSELLDRRTVIYNNAKEIELQATVQNNSVREYLLEQSTESKQKLTDANQRINTLVNDTMKLVKVKADKDRLEKIYYLNNDYKTESDRVLQNSMSNMEAANEYAKSTLFPLGREMRAVTEEMGKRQANLMAEGRVVVADEEKFVVSLITILGIVIVVSAIVIGYTISLMISRPVVRMSKMLNDIADGDLTMDPISVKNKDEIGMLADGINHMGTNLATLIRQVRATAEQVAASSEELTASAEQTSMATEQIATTIGEVAGGSQEQVRTVDDIVEAMNQLSAGIQQIAVSMQNMSEASSRSMHVAEGGNDTIQKTIGQMDAIHTSMDSTSQVVKDLGEQSQEITNIVDVITDIAGQTNLLALNAAIEAARAGEQGRGFAVVADEVRKLAEQSSASASQIGQLITSIQELTEKAVTAMNNGAIEVNDGRELVYQSGEAFKSLYETVAEVSNQVSDISAATEQMTASTEHVVGSIDVISSMAETAASSTQEVSASAEEQLASMEEISSSSNALSQLAEEMNEAINKFKV
- a CDS encoding YbjQ family protein — translated: MIVVTTENIKGYDVKEVKGSAFGVVVRARGIGGDIMAGLRGIMGGEIKEYTSMLEDARKQAVDRMVKNATEMGGNAIIMMRFDSGEMGNNMSEIVAYGTVVVIEKQ
- a CDS encoding FAD-binding oxidoreductase, whose amino-acid sequence is MTKSDLLLEMQKITSEKRATQNETILWQHSHDESYHHPVSPDVVVYPNSSDEISSILKFANENKIPVVPYGAGSSLEGHCIPIKGGISLNFQEMNEVLEIRPDDFLVKVQPGVTRTQLNLALKKFGLFFPVDPGADATIGGMAATNASGTTSVKYGIMRDQVRNLQVVLADGKVIQTGGMAAKSSAGYHLTSMFVGSEGTLGVFTEITLKVYGIPESVLAARCTFPSVQTAVEAASAVLGSGTGIARMELVDERSIVQVNHNSDTAYTEAPTLFLEFQGNPASVTYEAALTKELLESFGGLEWVEERDSKARAKLWEARHHLAYAFKHGYPGKSMMFTDVCLPLSELSGAIVHARKTMDEVGVPGAVLGHVGDGNFHAILMYDSSIIEEREKADTVNTRIVDYALQKGGTCTGEHGIGIGKAKYLAKEHADTLPIMLAIKKQLDPNDILNPGKIII
- a CDS encoding BsuPI-related putative proteinase inhibitor; the encoded protein is MIGDGKEDTKNQQSPKDGKEERSGQDGQNGIVAGNMEGTIKVQEQQNAKGILFRYELKNQTEKEKVFQFSSSQKFDYVIKDKSDKIVYQYSKNHMFMQVLTSLKLKQGDVFKQDILVNNLEPGSHTLEVWLTPTGETEDYRQKITFNWN
- a CDS encoding ATP-dependent Clp protease ATP-binding subunit, which translates into the protein MRCEQCEVNPATIQMSISMNKEKKQFVLCSNCYHKVKQEMTTGGGMNMNFSSFDDIFQQMMNGQAFADQANSHQHQQTQNGKRGGGFLDKFGRNLTDAAKAGIIDPVIGRDQEVRRVIEILNRRTKNNPVLIGEPGVGKTAIAEGLATKIVEGNVPAKLLNKEVYLLDVASLVADTGVRGQFEERMKQLIAELQKRKNVILFVDEVHQIVGAGSAEGSMDAGNILKPALARGELQMVGATTLKEYRQIEKDAALERRFQPVIVNEPTTDEAFEILKGLATRYEDYHQVKFTEEALKACVTLSHRYIQDRFLPDKAIDLMDEAGSKSNLQHITIEKSSIEERLEELVKEKEKAAADENYELAAKLRQEELLLDEKLKTQEEDKKAAIVQVEDIQLIVEQKTGIPVRKLQSDEQSKMKELAAKLSAQVIGQDEAVEKVAKAIRRSRAGIKAKKRPIGSFLFVGPTGVGKTELTKTLAKEIFGDEESMIRLDMSEYMEKHAVSKLIGSPPGYVGHEEAGQLTEQIRRKPYSILLLDEIEKAHPDVQHMFLQIMEDGRLTDSQGRTVSFKDTVIIMTSNAGSAVKQTKKLGFNTEEVEKETQILDSLGGYFKPEFLNRFDSIVQFQSLKEDHLVKIVDLMLEELSVQLEEQNISISVTSAAKQKLAKLGYHPAFGARPLRRIIQEHIEDKIADVLLDDENVGKLTVNVSEGQIVVKKA
- a CDS encoding putative holin-like toxin — protein: MGMTVFEAMSLMIGFSMLVLTIIRSKDNS
- a CDS encoding penicillin acylase family protein, encoding MESTLQKKKSVKRLSWKKSLVIIGIAIVVILVAAAGTAYFLLQKSKPVINGTIPLTGLHATVDVYRDRDGVPHIEANSMKDLFMAQGFVTAQDRMFQMDLSRRQASGMLSEVIGEKTLTRDKFFRTLGLRRAAEASYGEYSKEMKQYLSWYADGVNAYMDQAKKNNTLPIEFLLVGYEPEKWTPVDSLVIGKYMAFDLGGHWEGQAFRYYLTETFSKEKALDLFPGYPKDAPSILEDLQTEGIDFEKSFAGSVIPNYHNGSNNWVVAGKKTKSGKPLLANDPHLSLGTPSIWYQAHLKAPDYEVSGVIFAGIPGIIVGNNKTIAWGVTNVGPDVQELYVEKRNPKNPYEFQYLANWEKADVVKERIKVKDKVDVDHEVVITRHGPVISEFAHHDKPGTALSLKWTALQPSKELEAVIMMNRSKNWNQFEKALQSFHTPAQNFVFASTDGTIAYKANGLIPIRKQEYTSLPVPGWTDQYEWEGYIPWNELPTSVNPEKGYIATANNKVTADSYPYHISDTFAQPYRQQRIVEVLEGKEKLTATDMQSLQFDQKNKQAEEMLPILMQQVMKKPLNDKEKEVISLLKKWNNVDSKKSAAPLIFHIWMSHFSDELFKEEISEEMLKMFDGREQVVDELIRKANSGDPGPWIRENGGLEKVTQHSFESMITFLSEKFGEDPSKWEWGNFHTLTFEHPLAAIKPLHLLFNPGTQSMGGSRVSVGVAGWDRETGSITHGGAWRMVIDMSDTSRAFHVVGPGQSGHVLSPWYEDQVEDWATGKYHETVLDQKKWPKDQHLVLQPKVEK